A stretch of Sinimarinibacterium sp. NLF-5-8 DNA encodes these proteins:
- a CDS encoding phage virion morphogenesis protein, whose product MAERFESKRDPNDVPWVDLKAMTLKAKKGRGDTLYETGEMKDSLSWRQGDGFVEIGFGKRYAAFHEWGSKRMKRRGLPHGRGEDGSAAAKAQAA is encoded by the coding sequence GTGGCTGAACGGTTTGAGTCCAAGCGCGACCCCAATGATGTGCCCTGGGTAGACTTGAAAGCGATGACCCTCAAAGCCAAAAAAGGGCGCGGCGATACGCTGTATGAAACGGGCGAGATGAAGGATTCCTTGAGCTGGCGGCAGGGTGACGGTTTTGTGGAGATCGGCTTTGGCAAACGCTACGCAGCGTTTCACGAATGGGGCAGCAAGCGGATGAAGCGGCGTGGTCTTCCCCACGGGCGTGGGGAAGACGGAAGCGCAGCGGCAAAAGCGCAGGCCGCGTGA
- a CDS encoding DUF2835 family protein, translating to MKRYRFALAIDPDTAMAYYQGHIQHVIATTAQGKRVQFPARLLRNVITREGIYGEFELTTDDHNGNAALRRMA from the coding sequence ATGAAACGCTACCGCTTTGCCCTGGCCATCGACCCCGACACCGCCATGGCCTACTACCAGGGTCACATCCAACACGTCATCGCCACCACCGCCCAGGGCAAGCGCGTGCAATTCCCCGCACGCCTGCTGCGCAACGTCATCACCCGCGAAGGCATCTACGGCGAGTTTGAACTCACCACCGATGACCACAATGGCAATGCGGCGTTGCGGCGGATGGCGTGA